Genomic segment of Lepidochelys kempii isolate rLepKem1 chromosome 23, rLepKem1.hap2, whole genome shotgun sequence:
gttcttccccaagcaccatctgctgtgactggctaccttcctcttggcttgaaaacagctcctggctgcatgcatctatgGATGCCGAGCTGTCCTCTGGCTCCTGGCCCCCGTCCTCCTctgcaccctcgctcccgctttcctCCTTCTGCCTTGTTGCATTCTGGGCTGCCACggcctctgaagtgtccatggtgctcttcggagtggaggtgggatcACCCCCAAGTATctcgtccagctctttgtagaactggcaggtCGTGGGGACAGCtttgtggtaggcgttctgcagctccttccctttaaccctgcactgcatcctggtcatggcccccTTCTATCATGGCCCTTGATAACTGCCCATTGGTattgtaattcctatggctgaagtgcagctgggactggacagcttcctccccccaaacactggtgaggtccagcacctcgccatagCTCCAcgctggggatcgcctggcgcgtggaggcatggtcacctggaaagatgcgctgacaGCACTCCACgccttgctgagcaaacaggaaggggactttcaaaattcccagagaatttaaagggcgggtctgatggttggtcatctgagggcagggcagtagacttcaaagtgatgaccagagtggctagaacagacATTGTAGGACACTtcctggaggccgatcagagtgcattaatagaccagggcgtccacactggagcgcagaaagctctatgcttcttgtggaggtggattaccaaggGCTCTCCAGCCGCGGAGTCcaggtgctctacgtgccttgccagtgtggacacctcatgAGTCAGGGCACCGAGGACTGATTTAATGCACTCcaacttgcaagtgtagacaaggcctatgattcttatttacaatgtcacctgaaagtgagaacaggcattcatacAGCACTGGTGTAGCCGGcttgcaaagtatttacgtgccagatatactaaatatttgtatgccccttcgtgCTCCCATACACAGACAGCTAGTGAGCTGGCATGGTTGGGTTTGTGCCGCCACAACGTATGTTCTTCCTGCCCAGTTAGAAAGGTTCAGGGATGCTGCAGTCTCTGGCAAGGGGGCCGAACAGAGAAAGGAGGTTACTCGGACACTTCGCATGGGGAGGATTGTAATACATAACTAACAGTCCCCTAAACACCCTGTTATCGGAGTCAGGTGACAATCACAGCCCCCAGTCTTTCTGGGTTTTTCAGTGATTTTTGTTTCAACCTACTATATTCTGCAAAGTCTCTGTTTTCATTTCTATAAACAAACTGTGTTCTGCCTTCTTTACTGCCAGGATCCCCATGGAAACTACTTGGGCAGCTGCCTTCCAGCAATCTGTCCCCAAAGACATCACATTTCAGCAGCAAAGACAGGAGCTCATCCCACCTTTCTCACCTGAATAAAATGCACATTTCAGAGCTATATGGAGCCATGGAAATACTATGCTGGGACCCAGATCCTGGAGACTTCAGTTCTTTCAATTTTCACTCAGACAAATACTCACTGGAGTCCAAGACCCCAGGACCTCACATATTACATGCAATTTCctcaaaagcaaaacaaggaagttaaatatttttaaaaagcctccaTTAAAACTCCAAAAGGTCAGGAAACACCACAGTTAAGATTCCAGCAGCAAAGTTAATTCAGCTACTTTGCACACCTGTGAACTGAACACAATGTCCCAGGGACAGTTGCATCAAAGCCATGTCCCCCTGCTCTGCAGTGTGATTCTTTGTGTATGCTGCCCACCACATTGCAATGGTCTCTTCTACTGCCTTATAACATTTCAAGCTCCTGTCTAATTTGCTGCCCACTGCCACACACCAACCTTCCTTGTCACCCTTGCAGTATGTGTGTTTGGGATAATTTCCCTGGGATGCACTGGCTGCATCTTTCAAGCtgaatccattttattttttctgactCTTCTCCAAATCGCCCTAGCTCCTTTCATGTTATTTCTCTGGCCTCCAAGTTTGCAGCACCTCCCTGTTTAAaatcatctgccattttttctAATATGCCCCCTttcttcagatcattaatgaagatgttaaattaAGTAAGACCAAAGCTAGCACAGATCCCTATGGCACCCTATTAAACAATTTATTTCAGATACCCAGCAAGACAACAAATCCGGGCCACATGACCTGTTTGGTAGGGCCTCCCCACCTCCCCTTAATGAGACACAGTACCATACAGCAGGGTAACCAGTTGttttttctgcttctccagcctGCATGCTCAAAGAATCCCTTCAGAGAGAAGAAGAGGAGCTGAGAAAATCACAACTAAAGCCAAGAAGACCTGAAGGTTGGGGCTATTTTCTTCTCCTGTGGTATCTGGTCTTCTACCAGCCTGTGATCACTGAGGTCCACCTGAGGAGGGAGAACATTCAGTTCATCTTCATCAGGTTTAGTGCTTGGCAATATGCTGGCAGCGACAAGCTGTGGGCAGGGCTGGTCACCACGCTCTGTCAAAGCATCCGCAAGCACTTTGGTGCCCTGCCTTTGAGCTTTTACCACGTGATGGGGAAAAGGCCCAGATATGCCTCTGGCTTTAGCCAAGACGAATGGCTTCTCAACAGGCGGACCTGCCTTACACTAGGAGGCCTCGTGTTTGTCCTAGTGGCAGGCATAAGTCTGCTCTCAGTGGCAATCTTTGTACCAGGACTAAAAGACAGCAGGGCGTTAAAGGTCATTGGTAGTACTACCACCACCCTGTCTGGATCAGGAATATTAGTGACTGTTATCTCTGTGGTTAAGAACGTGGTTATCAGCCAGAAGCAGAAAATTGAGAAGATGACAAACAGCGAGAAGTTTAGCAGCCACCTAGGCTTCATGAGCCAAGTGAAGAAGGAAATTGAGATGCTGACCAGCTTTGTGTATTACATGGAGATCTATCAGAGACGGCGGCTGCGCATAGTGCTGGAGATCACCAGTCTGGATATGTGCTACCCAGAGAGGGTCGTTGGGGTTTTGAATGCAATAAACACTTTGCTCTCGGACACGAACGCCCCATTCAttttcatcctggtgatagatCCCAGCATCATTGCATCGTGTTTGGAACAAACCAGCTGCATGAAAGGAATGGCTGACAATGGGTACCTGTTCCTGAACCGCACGGTGACTTTGCCTTTTTCAATGCCAGAGATGGGCACAAAGTCCAAAATCCAGCAATTGCAGGATGCTGTCCAGAGCCGGGAGGACCTGATGTACAAAATCATCACAAAAAACGTGGAAAGGGGAGTCAAGAACGTAAAGGGGGAAATGATAAACCTGGAAGATATGGAGATGTCCAGTGAAATGGACCAAAGCCAAATCGATGCTCATGCTATGAGGTATATTCATGAAGCATTTCATGCTCTGCACAATGAGACTGATTGTCTCTATGCATACATTCCAGACAGCATTATCCAAATGAAAAGGATAGTCAACACAATTCCCATCACCATCAGACTCATGCTCCAGCAGAACGTTATGAGACACACAATGTCTGCAAGGTCCGTGGCTGCATGGGTGGTCATGGCTAATCAATGGCCATGCCGCTTGAGTTGGGTGCTGCAGTGCCTTCAGGACAGGCAGCAGATTCGACCAATGGAGGAGGAGTTCAGGTACCAGTCCCTATGGGGAATCTTCGTGGAAAACTGTAAAGAGCTGTACTCCATGCACAAAGTCCTCGAGAATATCCTGGCCTTGGATGGGGACCCAGAACTCTTTGAGAATTTTTTGTCTCATGATTTTCCTTTCACAGTACAGGAGGCCAACACCTTTCTAAAGTCCACAATCAATCTGGACCATTCAATAAGGCAAAAATTGGGTCTAATTCGAGCAGTTAATTCACTGAATAAGGCCAATGATACAAACGTAACTAAGTCTGCCCAGGTGTCTAAGGGTGTGCAGTGTTCTGGTTTAGAGGAATGCAGTTAAACAATTGAAAAGACTTCCCTTATTTgccttagaaaggaaaaaaggaaaaagttaCCATTTATGAACTATTGAATGATTCAGTGAAAATCAGTCCGGTGCTTCTATTGACTAAATTTGCAGCTACCCTCACCTAGGTAGTTAAGTCAAAACTACTTAAATGCTGCCATCTCTCACGTTTGAGAGAATACAGTGCTCATCTGAGCCAAAATAACAGACTAAGTCCTCCTTTTTAAGAGAGTCTAAAGCTGGCCTCTGACATTGCAGGCCCAGATAATTGTGGCCTCATCTCAGCACAGTGATTCTAACTACCTGCGTGCAGCCACATAGCTAAAGCCAACATTTTtttgagtggtttcagagtaacagccgtgttagtctgtacttgcaaaaagaaaaggaggacttgtggcaccttagagactaaccaatttatttgagcgtaagctttcatgagctacagctcacttcatcggatgtttgaGTGTTCAACTTTAGGTGTTttaagctgggcacccaaaacttgCGGTAGCAAAAGTCAGGGcccatttttgaaaacttttccctAAATATTTAAGTGCAATAAAATTTCACTCACAATTCTTGTCCCCCACAAAATTGCAGATGTAAATTTGGAAGCAACTTTTCAAAACCAGGCTCTAGACAAACACCAATTGTTTCCTCTAGTATTGTAAATACTAAGCCGAAGCCTTCCCTTAGCCACTCCCACACAGTTTGGCTCTCTTGGATGAAGTATTGAGCAGAACGTGCCCTTGACCAGATGTGGGGTGTGTAAGTGAGCGGTAACTTGTCTGAATTCTCATGTATACTCAGGCCACTTTACAGTGCTCTGGCAGTATAAAGGGGCCTAAAGTGGGAGAAACTGATAAGgaccctttacactgccagagcacTGTGTCAATGGGAATCAGTTTACCAGGTACGGTGTATGGAGATGTGTCCCTGCAATGGAGCAGGAGGCAGTGATCCATGTGTGTAATAGCAAAGGTGATAAGTAAGTCCGTGACTACGAAGGTTGGTAAATTTGAAGGGATGCTAGTATGCAGGTACAGGATGAAGGTGCCAAGTGTTGTAATTATGGTGCGAGTGTGCTGGTCGAATGATGATCAGCTGTGAAGGTATGAGCTGAGTGTGCACGCGCACCACCATGAGTTACGTAAGCTGGCATCAGTGATTTGCGCAGCCCATAGGCATGAGGTGTCGTAGTGTGGCATTAGGTGCATGGAATTATAGCTCTCTACTGGTTTTAACATTATAGTCACCTATTAGCTCCAtctctgcatctctctccctttgAATTTAGATGAATAGAGTGAAACAAGTCTCAGTCAGGCTTCTGTATAGAACACCTACCAGAGTGTCTCATTTCTTGCCTTATAATGCCATCATGTGGCCGGTTATTTTGCTGATTTAAAGCTACACAAAGCTCCGTCCCCAAGTTTTTCTACTCTTTTACTACTTTATTATACTCTCGTTTTCTCTGTTGTTCCAACAATCAGTTTCCCAGCCTTTGGATGTTTGACTGTTTATCTTCCACTGGTACAGATCTGAGGAGCACCAGCAGCCTGTCCCCTCTGTGGAGTAGTGCTGCCCCTATGGGGATGTTACACTCacccaggaggagcagagaactgTGATTCTgttaaagaacttttttttgcAGGTTTCCCATTGTCCATTGTGGCAGGGCACTGCTGAGGAAGCATGTTACAAtcaggaaatacaaagttaaggttAAATGATCAGTCTCAACTCGCTGAGTGCATGCATTCAAATAAAGGCTCTCTTGATTTCATTGCATAGAACTTGTCAGGTATTAGAATATAATATTATAGCATGGAAATGGAAAATTTAGGTCACAGATGTACAGATTTGTGTACATGACCTCCTAGTGCAATCCTGTGGCAAAGAGATCACACAACATGTGGATGTATTAGTAGGGGAATTTGAAGTAGGAAGAGGGAGGTGGTATAAAGCAATGAGGAGAGCAGTCCTAGAATACTTTGTCTAGTTCTTGTGcccacactttaaaaaggatgGTGAAAAATTaaagagggttcagaaaagagctataaGAATCTCAGTGAGACTAAAGGAACTCAATCTACTTAGCCTATTGAAAAGAAGGTCACATCGTGATTTGACCGTGGCCTCTACATGAGAAGAtatttaatctagcagacaattGGTAAAACTTTGCTAAGTGCCTGTgtaacttaggagcctaagtcccattttcaatatGTGGGGAGTGGGATCCTAAATTACttgggtacttttgaaaattttacccataatatcattgaaaatgggatttaggttactaaatcacttaggcacttttgaaaatgttacccccaTATGTGAATTTAAAGGACATAAGTCATGGAGAATTTCTCACATTCCTTTGCAAActgttgcaatggttaattatgCTCATAGTTCAAAATGTGTGTCTTACATCCTGTTTGAGCATTGCTgacttcatcttccagccattggatcttcttATGATTGTGCCTGCTAGATTAAAAGGCCCTTTCCTATCAAATATCTTCTCCATATGTGGGTACAcatagactgcaatcaagtccTTCCAAACAATCTGTCCTAGCTCATCCACAAGTTGTTGGGCTGTCTGCAGGAATTACTGAATGGAATTCTCTGGCATGTTATTAttcaggtcagactaggtgatcacaatggtcccttctggccttaaaaaccgaTGGAAGAGGGTGCATTGATGTAATATGATGATTGTCTCAGCTGAAATATAGCAATTTTGTTTTTAGAGAACAAAACTAAGCAAGCAAATAAAGCAAAGCCTTGTGATTTCTGTAAATACATGTAAAGTATCCAATCCATAGTGAAACACACTTTTAAACTACATAATTTAtataagaaaatatttattttgatagcTGTATGTACGCTGGTAGTACACCGTGAGACAGGGTGTACATCTAACCCAGGAGAAGGCACAGATGTCTTCTTTGTTTGCTAGTAATTTGTCAGTCTGAATAAAGAATGTTGGAGAATAATTGTTCACAACCCTTCATGCTTTACGCCTGTATGTGCGGGATGAGTCAAGTCCCTTGCCAGCCATACTCAGTGAGCGGGGAATGGGATCTGCAAACCAGGCCTATTTAACTGCCTCTTCATTAACAGGCCATACAGCTTGAGCATACCACAGATCATCTCCACAGGCCAACCCCAAGCTCTCTACAGTCAGCCAGGCCCTGTAGAAAATCTTTAGGGGTGAAGTTGTGGCCCTATTAAAAGTCTATGGCAGTTTTCCCTTTGACTTTAATAGGGCTAGAATTTCCTTCcacttgttttcctcttctccACATCATCGATCCAGCCCTGCTATGCCATGCACTTTCTGTTAGTTTCAGCAAGATGATTTCTCTGGCACTagtctgttcccagctctcaGAGTTGGGATGGAGAGGTTTGATTTATTTACACTTTTCAAAGCACTAAAGCCACACCATGGGTCTGGAGGCAGATGCTGCCCTGGAGATCTAAATCAGATTCCTGGTGCTGTACCAAGAAGAAATGTGGCAggcccgggggaggaggcagggccggggatttggggaaggacttgggaaggggcagagctggggtggagccgggggcaagaaaaaaaagcagaggcagccaaaaaattttttttgcttggggcagcaaaaaccctagagccagccctgcacaCAAGCAACTCCCTTGGGACGTCTGGGGCATCCCGGCCCCGGGGACACGCAGCGACCCCCCCCCGGGGACGTCTCGGGCATCCCGGCCCCGGGCTCCGGGGACGCTCAAGCGCCTCGCGGGCCTCCGGCGCGCGATGGGTTAAAACCGGCCCCGCAGCcgaggccgggggcggggccgcgctGTGGGAGCTTCCGGCCCCCACCGGAAGCCGCCGTCCAAGCCGCTTCCGGGACCCCGGAgccccccggcccttccccctgcGCGCAGCCCCCGCGGCCGGAGCGGTGAGTGGGGGCGGTAACGGCGGGGGCTCCCTCGTTAAAGGGCGCCTGCAGCCCACCCccggaggggaaaggggagaaggtccctccctcccccccctcggTCTGCCGGGGGCCCGGCTGgggagccccccttcccccccctcggTCTGCCGGggcgcccccccttccccccccggtcTGCCGGGGGCCCGGCTGGggagtccccccctccccctctgtctcccctccccccctcggtCTGCCGGggcgcccccccttccccccctcggTCTGCCGGGGGCCCGGCTGGGGagcccctctttcccccctcgGTCTGCCGGGgccccccctctttcccccccccggTCTGCCGGGGGCCCGGCTggggagcccccctcccccccctcggTCTGCCGgggcgccccccctcccccccctcggTCTGCCGGGGGCCCGGCTGgggagccccccttcccccccctcggTCTGCCGGGGGCCCGGCTGgggagccccccttcccccccccggtcTGCCGGGGGCCCGGCTGgggagccccccttcccccccctcggTCTGCCGGggcgcccccccttccccccccggtcTGCCGGGGGCCCGGCTGGggagtccccccctccccctctgtctcccttccccccctcggTCTGCCGGGGcgccccctctttccccccccggTCTGCCGGGGGCCCGGCTGGggagtccccccctccccctctgtctcccctccccccctcggtCTGCCGGGGCACCCCGCCCTCCCCCCGGCCCACTTAGGTAAAGAGAAGGAGCAATGGTCTGGCAGAGGAGGAGGCAAATGGGACTGGATCAGAAGGaaggagcaggaaggggaggccaatatggctccatgaGGCGCATGGGAATGAGCTGAAAATCGAAAAGGAATCCCACAAAAAGTGGCCATATGGACAGATTGCTAAGGGGATGTGGAGAAGAATAGCACAAGCCTGCAGGGACAAAATCGGAAAGGCTAAGGCAGGAAATGAGTTATgcctagcaagggacatacaaAGGTAATAAGAGGAGTTTCTAAAAGTACATTAAGAGGGAGAGAAAggtgaaggaaagtgtaggtccgcTGCGTAGCAGGGAAGGAAAGCTAATAACCggtgacatcaagaaggctgagatgtTTAATTTGTGTTTTGCGACATTCTTAACTAAGATGATTACTTGTGACCATATTGTCAGTTTCAAGGTAACTGCACCGGTACTCCCTCTCTGTGGTCCCTCAAGGCACCCACTTAAAAGTTTCTGGCTCTGAGACATCACCTCTTTTGGACAGACATGCATGTCTTATTCTCTCTTCACcaggggttttaaggctgcacatcTCCCTAGATTACGCTGTGATGTCCCCAGCAAATCATCTGCCTGTCTTAACTTTCATAgtccttggagagaaagcaatcacacagctctttctaagcaaagAACGTTCATTCTTTAGATAAAATGGGGGGGAAGTTATCCAGAAGTCCCCTTTTTGTCTGTTGATCTGTGTAGAATCCGGTTTGAATCAGAATATATGAGCTTCCCTAGGcagtggtacctctctggagatGTTATAACATGAGCAATTTGCCTTAATCATTTGTTACTGTTTTcacttcctggaggagctgtggtatcCATCTCCCCACCATGGAGTgtatacaatccctggcccacaaatGATACATAAACCATTTATATACTTAATATGATATGGTCTTCCATAGATATTGTAGGAAGTTGCCTTGTCTGTCTCTCATCTTCTCCCTAAATAAGTGGGTGTAACTGTGGTGCTTGACTGGCATCCTAGAGGAATCTAGAGGTTTATTCCCTGAATGGAGTTTAAGCCATTACCTTTCATAAGTTAATATTTCACCTATGCATGTAATAAACATTCTGCTAGCAAGTCGGCATACATCCCTCAAAAACTGTACAGTTTAACAATCATCCTATATAATTTCTCCTGTTAGAACCTAGAGGGTGGAGCTCCTGCTTTCCCCCTCTTGCCCTTGTTCCCCCAAAACCTTTGGGTGTGAACTTGAGACCtggtcctcccacccccaccttccATCTGGTTTTTAGGGAGGGTGTGTGGTGTCCCTTTGTCCCTCAAGGTATCAGTTCCTCTGGCAGTGAGTTGAGTCCCCATGTACTCTTTGGACAAAAGAGAGAAATAAAGCAGGGCTGCCTCCCTGTgaagtggctctcaaccagaCGTTGCTTTTACAGCAGAGGGGTTGGACAAGAGAGAGTCTTGAAACATCCCCCATAGCCAAATTCCTTTCTGGCCACCTTCTCAGGCTCTTGGGGCCCCGGGGACTCCTGTGGCTTTACCTCAGCGTCTATGGGGGAATGGGAGGAGTATTGATCCCCTGTCCCAATGGGGTGGCCTTTTCATCTCTGTATATTGAGTCAAGGAGTGCAACAGATTTTCCTCCAGCAGGCTCAGGGTCCTTTACATTTTGACAGATCGTCAGGCAGTCCTAGACTCTGGGGAGAATTTCCCCTTCTTTGCTGGTTGTAGTTACTGTTGTCATCTCCCAAGCAGCTGTCTTACGCTTGGGCATTTCCCACCCTTGGATAGATTGAGCAG
This window contains:
- the NKPD1 gene encoding NTPase KAP family P-loop domain-containing protein 1 — encoded protein: MDTAPAVVREASVAVEPTKKKESAPAWAASSSGPDTGTSAGVVEVPGGADASSAYLENLADRSPDLTPMSGNDEENSCLEHVEEPPGVECKGSKGQINFRDQETNSQDFLTEDDIYCCCLSKTLLHTATPVTIGFYCPVGSRFNSLLDKITACMLKESLQREEEELRKSQLKPRRPEGWGYFLLLWYLVFYQPVITEVHLRRENIQFIFIRFSAWQYAGSDKLWAGLVTTLCQSIRKHFGALPLSFYHVMGKRPRYASGFSQDEWLLNRRTCLTLGGLVFVLVAGISLLSVAIFVPGLKDSRALKVIGSTTTTLSGSGILVTVISVVKNVVISQKQKIEKMTNSEKFSSHLGFMSQVKKEIEMLTSFVYYMEIYQRRRLRIVLEITSLDMCYPERVVGVLNAINTLLSDTNAPFIFILVIDPSIIASCLEQTSCMKGMADNGYLFLNRTVTLPFSMPEMGTKSKIQQLQDAVQSREDLMYKIITKNVERGVKNVKGEMINLEDMEMSSEMDQSQIDAHAMRYIHEAFHALHNETDCLYAYIPDSIIQMKRIVNTIPITIRLMLQQNVMRHTMSARSVAAWVVMANQWPCRLSWVLQCLQDRQQIRPMEEEFRYQSLWGIFVENCKELYSMHKVLENILALDGDPELFENFLSHDFPFTVQEANTFLKSTINLDHSIRQKLGLIRAVNSLNKANDTNRPPPGDVSGIPAPGSGDAQAPRGPPARDGLKPAPQPRPGAGPRCGSFRPPPEAAVQAASGTPEPPGPSPCAQPPRPER